The following are encoded together in the Desulfomicrobium macestii genome:
- a CDS encoding DNA-binding protein, producing the protein MAREGITFDQVAQVADKMVADGQQPTIRAVRDVLGTGSPNTVHAHLTAWRAARPQAQAQAPELPGELVLALAQEIERAAARARSEVEGRLVDAQAEAGELSASGAALEAELAEAMARVEALTTERDQAAATAVERAEEIKRQADALVLERQTADTARVELAKIQLRVEQMAEKAVEQAAKIQGLEAELGKAREAAQTAAVEVSRLQAMVEAQAKAELTLAAERNSLKESLKGVEAELGKARTQAEEVRKAHRAELVEAQAAHRDELSQAQAKAEAERRAHREELTTAKAALATASAKIEALTEGRASDQAALADAKRRIEALELAEAEARKTHRDELSQAQARAEAERKAHKDELTQVRAEGA; encoded by the coding sequence ATGGCAAGAGAAGGGATTACATTTGACCAGGTGGCGCAGGTGGCGGACAAGATGGTGGCGGATGGGCAGCAGCCCACTATCCGGGCCGTGCGCGATGTGCTCGGCACCGGCTCTCCCAACACGGTGCACGCGCACCTGACCGCCTGGCGTGCGGCTCGGCCGCAGGCCCAGGCCCAGGCACCGGAGCTGCCCGGGGAACTGGTCCTGGCTCTGGCGCAGGAGATAGAGCGGGCTGCCGCCCGCGCACGGTCAGAGGTGGAGGGGCGGCTGGTGGACGCGCAGGCCGAAGCCGGGGAGCTGTCCGCATCCGGGGCCGCACTGGAGGCCGAGCTGGCCGAGGCCATGGCCCGGGTCGAGGCCCTGACCACGGAGCGGGACCAGGCGGCAGCCACGGCGGTGGAGCGTGCCGAGGAGATTAAGCGCCAGGCCGACGCACTGGTGCTTGAGCGGCAGACGGCGGACACCGCCCGGGTCGAGCTTGCGAAGATCCAGCTCCGGGTGGAGCAGATGGCCGAGAAGGCCGTTGAGCAGGCGGCCAAGATCCAGGGGCTGGAGGCCGAGCTGGGCAAGGCCCGGGAGGCCGCGCAGACGGCGGCGGTGGAGGTCTCCAGGCTCCAGGCAATGGTGGAGGCCCAGGCCAAGGCAGAGCTCACCTTGGCTGCGGAGCGGAATTCTCTCAAGGAAAGTCTGAAAGGTGTCGAAGCCGAGCTGGGCAAGGCTCGGACCCAGGCCGAGGAGGTCCGCAAGGCCCACCGCGCTGAGCTGGTGGAGGCCCAGGCGGCCCACCGGGACGAGCTGTCCCAGGCCCAGGCCAAGGCAGAGGCGGAGCGCAGGGCGCACCGCGAGGAGCTGACCACAGCCAAGGCGGCCCTGGCCACGGCCTCGGCCAAGATTGAGGCCCTGACCGAGGGGCGGGCTTCGGACCAGGCGGCATTGGCCGACGCCAAGCGTCGCATCGAGGCCCTGGAGCTGGCCGAGGCTGAGGCCCGCAAGACCCACCGGGACGAGCTGTCCCAGGCCCAGGCCCGGGCAGAGGCGGAGCGCAAGGCGCACAAGGATGAGTTGACCCAGGTCCGCGCCGAGGGCGCT
- a CDS encoding replication initiation protein gives MTEPKIPDFLDKPSGCIHINHIVSGPAMRLYNCFLAWTFDDIPLVDEVHRFTVPRKIVEEYMHTRNDAAIKGWLRELGDASVEWNNLGGLGHGKGSMPNWGYYKFIQEPELVGSFVTFTMARTLRGFIADSTMFARINLLIERRFKKTKYALPLYELGLDYRDNKDKVSGKGCTPWLSVDQLRKYLGVADKYPEFKLLNRAILQNALKEIQAEADITMTMEKKTDKRVVTHVRFLIEDDPTHMSAREKIRRTMATLPGMGDKNQIEILKFAQAMHNAFGVSLPRARKIARLYIGHEPKLREVMEKIQHDKLAGKVKKKLGAYAAAVLEKENPVVAIQESEPNK, from the coding sequence ATGACTGAACCAAAAATCCCTGATTTTCTGGACAAGCCTAGCGGCTGCATCCACATCAACCACATCGTTTCCGGACCCGCGATGCGGCTCTATAACTGCTTCTTAGCCTGGACGTTCGACGATATTCCACTGGTCGACGAGGTGCACCGGTTCACGGTGCCTCGGAAGATCGTCGAAGAATACATGCACACCAGAAACGATGCAGCTATCAAGGGCTGGCTGCGAGAATTAGGAGACGCTTCTGTCGAGTGGAACAACCTGGGTGGCCTTGGCCATGGCAAGGGCAGCATGCCGAACTGGGGTTACTATAAGTTCATACAAGAGCCCGAGCTTGTAGGCTCGTTCGTGACATTTACGATGGCACGGACCCTGCGCGGTTTCATCGCTGATTCAACGATGTTCGCACGTATCAACCTACTCATCGAGCGGCGCTTCAAAAAGACGAAGTACGCGCTACCGCTGTACGAGCTGGGCCTGGACTACCGAGACAACAAGGACAAGGTCAGCGGCAAGGGCTGCACACCGTGGCTGTCCGTGGACCAGCTCCGGAAGTACCTCGGCGTGGCCGACAAGTACCCAGAGTTCAAGCTGCTCAACCGCGCAATCCTGCAGAACGCGCTCAAAGAGATCCAGGCGGAAGCGGACATCACGATGACGATGGAGAAGAAGACCGACAAGCGCGTCGTGACGCACGTCCGGTTCCTGATTGAAGATGACCCCACGCACATGAGCGCACGCGAGAAGATCCGCAGGACCATGGCCACGCTCCCGGGTATGGGCGACAAGAATCAGATCGAGATCCTGAAGTTTGCCCAGGCCATGCACAACGCCTTCGGCGTCAGCCTGCCACGTGCCCGGAAGATCGCCAGACTCTACATCGGGCATGAACCCAAGCTGCGGGAGGTCATGGAAAAAATCCAACACGACAAGCTGGCTGGCAAGGTCAAAAAAAAGCTTGGCGCATACGCCGCCGCAGTCCTTGAAAAGGAGAACCCTGTCGTCGCAATTCAAGAAAGCGAACCAAACAAATAA
- a CDS encoding BglII/BstYI family type II restriction endonuclease — MPNNQDQELAEDVLDQEIDESNGDIALQPGPNADPQASIERFISAEVRNFYDVYSYRHAAAILATSYPDELAEIERSLLKFRITKRDIGMPGGNESDMPKKYSTILRPAGWVESRIQGDLMVRIHEYTEEILDNGKTRKHKLPEHEPKIIKNFIDGHKIDYVKGSVAFDLEWNSKDQTFDRDLYAMRAFHDCGLISVGVLVTRSEKLNPVFEVLPQLNKNGEPETINSGNRSGQIKTVKNKYGASTTWMGKLLYRLNAGRHGSCPILVFGITPKLISDWVE, encoded by the coding sequence ATGCCAAACAACCAAGATCAAGAGCTGGCCGAGGATGTTTTAGACCAAGAAATTGATGAATCAAATGGAGATATTGCGCTACAACCTGGGCCAAATGCAGACCCTCAAGCGTCTATTGAGCGCTTCATCAGCGCAGAGGTACGTAATTTTTATGATGTATACAGCTACCGTCATGCTGCTGCAATTTTAGCTACATCGTACCCAGATGAATTAGCAGAAATTGAACGATCGCTTCTAAAATTTCGCATCACCAAAAGAGACATTGGAATGCCAGGGGGCAATGAGTCAGACATGCCAAAAAAGTATTCGACGATACTTCGACCAGCAGGATGGGTTGAGTCAAGAATACAGGGCGACTTAATGGTTCGTATACATGAATATACAGAAGAAATTTTAGACAATGGAAAAACGAGAAAGCATAAACTACCTGAACATGAACCAAAAATAATTAAAAACTTCATCGATGGGCACAAAATAGACTATGTAAAGGGGAGCGTCGCTTTTGATCTTGAATGGAACTCAAAAGACCAGACATTTGATCGCGACCTATACGCTATGAGAGCTTTTCATGATTGTGGATTAATCAGCGTTGGCGTTTTGGTAACTCGAAGCGAAAAACTAAATCCCGTGTTTGAAGTCTTGCCACAGCTTAACAAAAACGGAGAGCCGGAAACTATAAACAGCGGCAATCGCTCAGGACAAATCAAAACAGTCAAAAATAAATATGGAGCAAGCACAACATGGATGGGAAAACTATTGTATAGACTTAATGCTGGAAGACACGGCTCCTGTCCAATTCTAGTATTTGGAATAACCCCAAAACTTATATCTGATTGGGTGGAATGA